A stretch of the Serratia marcescens genome encodes the following:
- a CDS encoding oligosaccharide flippase family protein encodes MNKAIMGAAALSVGDILGKVIGFIILPYLTAHLGASGYGALTLYLSVIQILIIFISFSGQGLLPVKYMQEGEGNSLVFRRDNITLAFASSVLLVAIFYIVTLVTKISVSFSDGFLVILAALAQALNFINLSHLRISQTYKVAAIGQFLLSAFNVLFTIALFEMIASTPGQRLIAIAASFFSIQLSYEFFVYRKKAVERSALQPVRKRYKEIISYGVSLLPHHGSYWIKSSVDRFFIAHYMNTAVVGVYGLAFQLTSIVMLFFGVINQAFQPFIYRKLKANDFKGVELIQYGYTGLVIIACVAYFFILPFVFPYLFKTEFNSAIYYFNILLPGTAFLSIYYIFTHSLFYYRKNKVISIITMGSMITHLIGIFIITVTEVRVEYFCLVYTLSSLFACVVTIVCGRRELRRSQIK; translated from the coding sequence ATGAATAAAGCCATTATGGGGGCTGCGGCCTTGTCGGTAGGGGATATTCTCGGCAAGGTCATCGGCTTCATCATATTGCCTTATTTGACAGCACACCTTGGCGCGTCGGGGTACGGCGCGCTGACTCTTTATTTGTCAGTTATTCAGATCTTGATCATTTTCATTTCGTTCAGTGGTCAAGGTCTGTTGCCGGTCAAATATATGCAGGAGGGGGAAGGGAACTCCCTGGTGTTCCGCAGAGATAATATCACCTTGGCTTTCGCGTCTAGCGTGCTATTGGTGGCTATATTCTACATTGTTACATTGGTCACCAAGATCTCCGTTTCTTTCAGTGATGGCTTCCTAGTTATTTTAGCTGCTCTGGCACAGGCGCTAAACTTTATCAATTTGTCGCATTTGCGCATTAGTCAAACCTATAAAGTTGCCGCTATCGGCCAATTTTTGCTTTCCGCGTTCAACGTTTTGTTCACGATCGCTCTTTTTGAAATGATTGCATCGACGCCAGGACAACGTTTGATTGCGATAGCTGCATCGTTTTTCAGCATTCAGTTGTCCTATGAATTCTTTGTTTACAGAAAAAAAGCGGTTGAACGCAGTGCGCTCCAACCGGTGCGCAAGCGTTATAAGGAAATCATTAGCTACGGGGTATCCTTATTGCCGCATCACGGCAGTTATTGGATCAAATCCTCGGTGGATCGGTTCTTCATAGCTCATTACATGAATACGGCGGTAGTTGGGGTTTATGGTTTGGCGTTTCAGCTAACTTCTATCGTTATGCTATTTTTCGGTGTGATTAATCAGGCGTTTCAACCGTTCATTTATCGTAAGCTTAAAGCGAATGATTTTAAAGGGGTAGAGTTAATTCAATATGGCTATACAGGCTTAGTGATTATCGCTTGCGTAGCGTATTTTTTCATTTTGCCGTTTGTTTTTCCTTATCTGTTTAAAACTGAGTTTAACAGCGCGATTTATTACTTTAATATTCTTCTTCCGGGAACTGCATTTTTATCTATCTATTATATTTTTACTCATTCTTTATTCTATTACCGCAAAAATAAAGTCATTTCAATTATCACTATGGGGTCGATGATTACGCATTTGATTGGGATCTTCATCATCACTGTGACAGAGGTAAGAGTAGAGTATTTTTGCTTGGTATACACGTTATCAAGTCTTTTCGCCTGTGTTGTCACTATTGTTTGTGGAAGGCGAGAGTTACGGAGGTCGCAGATAAAATGA
- a CDS encoding acyltransferase produces MIAVLKRWFRNRKKTIYRQKVVNMVESCGKNPKVNYLTIVNNKTKLGDNFNSNGLTVIGKGNVTIGDNFHCGFGCILITENHNHHGNAIPYDSTYIIKDVIIGDNVWLGVNVIILPGVTIGEGAIIQAGSVVTKHVPAFAIAGGHPAKVFSQRDVEHYIKLRDEKKFH; encoded by the coding sequence ATGATAGCAGTTCTGAAACGTTGGTTTAGGAATAGAAAAAAAACAATATATCGCCAAAAAGTTGTAAATATGGTGGAAAGCTGCGGTAAAAACCCGAAGGTTAATTATTTGACGATTGTCAATAATAAAACAAAGTTGGGTGATAATTTTAACTCTAATGGCCTTACTGTTATCGGTAAAGGGAATGTTACCATCGGAGATAATTTTCATTGTGGATTTGGATGCATTTTAATTACGGAAAATCATAATCACCACGGCAATGCTATCCCATACGATAGTACTTATATTATCAAGGATGTTATTATCGGTGATAATGTTTGGCTCGGAGTCAATGTGATTATACTTCCCGGCGTTACAATTGGTGAAGGTGCAATCATACAGGCAGGTAGTGTCGTAACTAAGCACGTTCCTGCGTTTGCTATTGCAGGAGGACATCCGGCAAAAGTGTTTTCTCAACGAGATGTTGAACATTATATAAAATTGCGTGATGAAAAAAAATTCCACTAA
- a CDS encoding polysialyltransferase family glycosyltransferase codes for MNTYIAYIESPLQAFNLIEFLDAKNISLEILVINKKTKNSALNYNQIMNIVDMIKYQKLVTIDVEGTLKNTLKIKSALKGIGEKSINKNRVTLIAGEYRARVFWMLAGKFKKRNIVLLDDGTATLRINREEGISPRKIIKSIFLKSIGMVNNEFEKITFFSVYNIEEKVKKSDVVIRHCYENYKRKLERLPSNDNKVFIIGSPLYEAGVTSVDDIQLTLNMIKDLLKSKPESVFFYVPHRRERAEKIKRISEIVNVKRFDFPFEVYPLMEKENVSSIAGFYSSLYDNLIMIYGDKIKITSYVINEANLSPEWKSFVGCIYDNYSRYNNANIELINKVL; via the coding sequence ATGAATACTTATATTGCGTATATCGAATCGCCATTGCAGGCGTTTAATTTAATAGAGTTTTTGGATGCGAAAAATATAAGTCTTGAGATCTTGGTTATCAATAAAAAAACTAAAAATTCTGCACTTAATTATAATCAGATCATGAACATAGTGGATATGATTAAGTACCAAAAATTGGTTACTATTGATGTGGAAGGAACTCTAAAGAACACATTAAAGATCAAAAGCGCTCTTAAAGGAATTGGTGAAAAATCAATAAATAAAAACAGAGTTACTCTGATTGCGGGGGAATACCGTGCGCGTGTTTTCTGGATGCTAGCCGGAAAATTTAAAAAAAGAAACATTGTTCTTCTTGATGATGGGACCGCGACGCTAAGAATAAATCGAGAGGAGGGAATTAGTCCGCGAAAAATCATCAAGTCTATCTTCTTGAAATCCATTGGTATGGTTAATAATGAGTTCGAAAAAATCACATTTTTTTCTGTATATAACATTGAAGAAAAAGTTAAGAAGAGCGATGTTGTCATAAGACACTGTTACGAAAATTATAAAAGAAAGCTAGAAAGGTTACCCAGTAACGATAATAAAGTGTTTATTATTGGGTCACCGCTTTATGAGGCGGGAGTAACATCGGTTGATGATATTCAATTAACATTAAATATGATAAAAGATTTATTGAAGTCAAAGCCTGAATCTGTTTTTTTTTATGTCCCACATCGCAGAGAAAGAGCTGAAAAAATAAAAAGGATATCGGAAATTGTAAACGTGAAAAGATTTGATTTTCCTTTCGAAGTGTATCCTTTGATGGAAAAAGAAAATGTGTCTTCTATTGCTGGTTTTTACTCTTCTTTATACGATAACTTGATCATGATCTACGGGGATAAGATAAAAATAACGTCTTATGTTATCAATGAGGCTAATTTATCCCCAGAGTGGAAGTCTTTTGTGGGCTGTATATACGACAATTATTCTCGATATAACAATGCCAATATTGAACTGATTAATAAAGTGCTTTGA
- a CDS encoding glycosyltransferase: MINTLYAPYKIGGAEVSVQLLAEELISNGHDVTVFCLHDRSDMLEDTLNGVRIFYFPLKNIYWPFSNGRKGRLKKLAWHLIDMYNPWMMSLVGKELARIKPDVVHTNNLSGFSVSVWKAAKKEKIKIVHTTRDYYLFHPNSTLFKSGNNIDVNSIRVKLLSAVKKICSRNVDCFVGISEYISKLHRSNKFGINSTHAYIYNPISYIDFKNNEKNHENVRVGFIGRLTRDKGFDNYCSLAEKYRNTTGIDFYAAGRFGNDTEGNELAILASASNIKTMGFIKVEDFMASVDVVVLPNKWNEPFGRAVAESANAGKIVYTNFTGGVAEIANLYQNIFPIQDFNINYLMTHPKFDINPVLDFDIKYIAGKYIELYSF, translated from the coding sequence ATGATCAATACACTTTATGCTCCTTATAAAATTGGTGGTGCTGAAGTTTCTGTTCAACTGCTTGCAGAGGAGTTAATCAGTAATGGTCACGATGTGACTGTCTTTTGTTTGCACGACCGCAGTGATATGTTGGAAGATACTCTAAATGGTGTTCGTATTTTTTATTTTCCCCTAAAAAATATTTACTGGCCATTTTCCAATGGTAGGAAAGGGCGATTAAAAAAACTCGCATGGCATCTCATTGACATGTACAACCCTTGGATGATGTCACTTGTTGGTAAAGAATTGGCTAGGATAAAACCTGATGTTGTACATACAAACAACTTAAGTGGTTTTTCAGTTTCTGTTTGGAAAGCAGCTAAAAAAGAAAAAATAAAAATAGTCCACACTACGCGAGATTACTATCTTTTTCATCCGAATAGTACATTGTTTAAGTCGGGTAATAATATTGATGTTAATAGTATTAGAGTAAAGCTGCTTTCTGCTGTGAAAAAAATATGCAGTAGAAATGTGGATTGTTTTGTGGGTATCAGTGAGTATATTTCTAAACTTCATAGGTCAAATAAATTTGGCATTAACTCTACTCATGCATATATCTATAATCCTATTTCGTATATTGATTTTAAAAACAATGAAAAGAATCATGAAAATGTACGGGTGGGTTTCATTGGACGATTGACTAGAGACAAAGGGTTTGATAATTATTGTTCGTTAGCTGAAAAATATAGGAATACAACGGGTATTGATTTCTATGCTGCAGGGCGCTTCGGTAATGATACTGAAGGTAATGAATTGGCAATATTAGCATCTGCCAGTAATATAAAAACGATGGGTTTTATTAAGGTAGAGGATTTTATGGCGTCGGTTGATGTTGTGGTTCTACCTAATAAATGGAACGAACCTTTTGGACGAGCAGTTGCTGAGTCTGCTAATGCAGGAAAAATTGTTTATACTAATTTTACTGGAGGAGTTGCTGAAATAGCAAATCTTTATCAGAATATATTCCCTATCCAAGACTTTAATATTAATTACCTTATGACACATCCTAAATTTGATATAAATCCAGTTCTGGATTTTGATATAAAATATATTGCAGGGAAATATATCGAGCTATATTCATTTTAA
- a CDS encoding glycosyltransferase family 4 protein produces MLYINARFLTQDMTGVQRFAEQISLSLNTIRGDVVFLVPDEKFKIEVDHSFEIKVIGKKHGHLWEQIDLPKYLKSIGSPPLLNLCSTAPLFYRNQIVTHHDITYKRYPESFSRQFRYIYNSIIPIMLKNSRKIITVSEFSKREIAKAFNVEKEKISVVYNASSDKFKATDSDRQEKYLLAVSSPNYHKNFHGMLKAFAMLDDKIDIKLKIIGRSADNFNKQMYASAENTNSNIEFLGRVDDLELVKLYQNATAFVFPSFYEGFGIPPLEAQSCGCPVIASSSASIPEVLGTSALYFDPYKIDEIANAMETIVCNDSVREELRRLGFENTRRFSWGKSAQAVDKIISQYLE; encoded by the coding sequence ATGCTTTATATTAATGCAAGATTTCTTACGCAAGATATGACGGGTGTGCAGCGTTTCGCTGAACAGATATCTCTAAGCTTAAATACAATCAGAGGCGATGTGGTTTTCCTCGTTCCTGATGAGAAATTTAAGATTGAGGTTGATCATTCTTTTGAAATTAAGGTAATTGGAAAAAAACATGGTCATTTATGGGAACAAATTGATCTCCCAAAATATCTCAAAAGTATTGGCTCTCCACCGTTACTAAACCTGTGCAGTACTGCTCCCCTATTTTATAGAAATCAAATCGTCACACACCACGATATTACCTACAAGAGATACCCTGAGAGCTTTTCTAGACAGTTTCGTTATATTTACAACTCAATTATTCCTATTATGCTCAAAAATAGCAGGAAGATTATTACGGTCAGTGAGTTTTCTAAGAGGGAGATAGCCAAAGCTTTCAATGTGGAAAAGGAAAAAATATCAGTGGTTTATAATGCGTCATCTGACAAATTTAAGGCGACTGATTCGGATAGACAAGAAAAATACCTTCTTGCTGTATCCTCCCCTAATTACCATAAAAATTTTCATGGCATGTTAAAAGCCTTTGCCATGTTAGACGATAAAATTGATATTAAATTAAAGATTATTGGTCGTTCTGCTGATAACTTCAATAAGCAGATGTATGCGAGCGCTGAGAATACTAATTCAAATATAGAGTTTTTGGGACGTGTCGATGATCTGGAACTCGTTAAATTATATCAGAATGCTACAGCATTTGTGTTCCCGTCTTTCTATGAAGGGTTCGGGATCCCTCCTCTCGAGGCTCAATCTTGCGGGTGTCCAGTTATAGCTTCTTCCTCCGCGTCGATTCCTGAGGTTCTGGGGACGAGTGCCTTGTATTTTGATCCTTACAAAATTGATGAAATCGCTAATGCAATGGAAACGATCGTTTGCAATGATTCTGTCCGCGAGGAGCTCAGAAGGCTGGGTTTTGAAAACACACGTCGCTTCTCATGGGGGAAATCGGCACAAGCAGTTGATAAGATAATATCACAATATTTAGAATAA
- a CDS encoding glycosyltransferase — translation MRVLHAAETIKGGVATVLRQLAKSQIADKGQENICCLVPADQASELYGVDSRSIKPFSRLGRGIRGFLQFFFIFTRVVLKHRPEVVHLHSSFAGALGRLSLIFLWPIYRPKVIYCPHAFAFMMTVSRFKSRIYTVIEKLLLPITDVVICVSHCEKKMAVDAGLNENKLVVVHNGVPSNENYAKKVNSFEGHELIQLLFVGRFDYQKGFDILSKAMRQLEGKAFHLTVVGDFVLENENDKIQDLPQTTYAGWLSAEQLAPHFCRSDVLLIPSRWEGFAMVPLEAMSYGLPILASNCSSFPEVVDDHINGRLFSPEQTEELCHILENTSREEWQRMGNAARDTFSKKFTADKMIAATQKVYLDLGA, via the coding sequence ATGAGAGTTCTTCATGCAGCAGAAACAATCAAGGGGGGAGTGGCTACGGTCCTTCGTCAGTTGGCAAAAAGTCAGATTGCTGATAAAGGGCAGGAAAATATTTGTTGTTTAGTTCCTGCCGACCAAGCTTCAGAATTATATGGTGTTGACTCGAGGTCGATAAAACCTTTCTCTCGATTAGGGCGTGGGATTCGCGGTTTTCTACAGTTTTTCTTCATATTTACGAGGGTTGTATTAAAACATCGGCCAGAGGTGGTTCATTTACATAGTAGTTTTGCTGGTGCTTTAGGACGATTGTCGTTAATTTTTCTCTGGCCAATCTATCGCCCAAAAGTAATATATTGTCCGCATGCTTTTGCATTTATGATGACAGTATCTCGATTTAAATCACGTATATATACCGTCATCGAAAAACTATTGCTTCCTATAACTGATGTGGTCATTTGTGTAAGTCATTGTGAAAAAAAAATGGCTGTTGATGCGGGGCTTAATGAGAATAAACTGGTCGTCGTTCATAATGGTGTTCCGAGTAATGAAAATTACGCTAAAAAAGTCAATTCCTTTGAGGGGCATGAGCTTATTCAACTTCTTTTTGTTGGTCGTTTCGACTACCAAAAAGGTTTTGATATTTTATCCAAAGCTATGCGCCAATTAGAAGGAAAAGCATTCCATTTGACAGTTGTCGGTGATTTTGTGCTTGAAAATGAAAATGATAAGATTCAAGATCTTCCGCAGACCACATATGCCGGCTGGTTGTCCGCTGAACAATTGGCACCACATTTCTGTCGCTCTGATGTATTGCTAATACCAAGTCGATGGGAAGGTTTTGCAATGGTTCCATTGGAAGCAATGAGCTATGGATTACCTATTTTAGCGAGTAACTGTAGTTCTTTTCCCGAGGTCGTTGACGACCACATAAATGGCCGGTTATTTTCTCCTGAGCAAACGGAGGAGCTATGTCATATACTCGAAAATACATCAAGAGAGGAATGGCAGAGAATGGGGAACGCTGCAAGAGATACGTTCAGTAAGAAATTTACGGCGGACAAGATGATTGCAGCAACCCAAAAAGTGTACCTTGATCTTGGTGCATGA
- the wcaJ gene encoding undecaprenyl-phosphate glucose phosphotransferase codes for MNGFRRGALQSNASLTSMIQRFSDIIIISFCLYLACKLSGNVFAMQHWVVVLISIVIFQMAGGITEFYRSWRGVRATLEIQLIIKNWSLSVLLTVGIISFIDGFYSDLTLYAEWYLLACCGLIVSRSIIRLLLGYMRNMGFNTRNVAIMGSLPVGIKLAETLNDAHWMGFKVLGIYDDAYNSIDTKVEKCGDLEQLIRDAKDGRIDRIYIAMPMEQERLIKDTVAELSDTTCSVMLIPDVFTFNILQSRSEEINGVSVVSLFDTPISGVNKIIKRVEDILLSLAILIFISPVLLLIAMFVKFTSPGPIIFKQRRYGMDGKSIMVWKFRSMSVMENGDKVVQAKKGDARVTAVGGFLRRTSLDELPQFINVLMGDMSIVGPRPHAVAHNEQYRKLIKGYMLRHKVKPGITGWAQINGWRGETDTLDKMQSRVEYDLDYIRNWSVWFDIRIIFLTVFKGFINKSAY; via the coding sequence ATGAATGGTTTTCGTCGTGGTGCTCTACAATCTAATGCGTCTCTAACTTCAATGATACAGCGGTTTTCAGATATTATCATTATAAGCTTCTGTCTCTATTTGGCATGTAAACTGTCAGGCAATGTATTTGCCATGCAGCATTGGGTTGTAGTATTGATATCAATCGTCATATTTCAAATGGCAGGTGGTATAACCGAGTTTTACCGCTCGTGGCGTGGGGTCCGTGCTACCTTAGAGATTCAACTTATCATAAAAAACTGGTCTTTAAGTGTTTTATTGACTGTTGGTATTATATCTTTTATCGATGGTTTTTATAGCGACTTAACACTATATGCTGAATGGTACCTCTTAGCATGTTGTGGCTTGATTGTTTCTCGCTCGATTATTCGCTTGTTGCTTGGTTATATGCGAAATATGGGGTTTAACACCCGTAATGTTGCGATCATGGGATCGCTCCCTGTAGGCATCAAGCTAGCTGAAACTTTAAATGATGCTCATTGGATGGGCTTCAAAGTCCTTGGGATATATGATGACGCATATAATTCTATCGACACGAAAGTTGAAAAATGTGGTGATTTAGAGCAACTTATCAGGGACGCAAAGGATGGACGGATTGATAGAATTTATATTGCGATGCCAATGGAGCAAGAACGTTTAATCAAAGATACTGTGGCTGAATTATCTGATACAACTTGCTCGGTTATGCTTATACCTGATGTTTTTACTTTTAATATTTTACAGTCGCGTAGCGAAGAAATAAACGGGGTTTCTGTAGTTTCCCTTTTTGATACGCCAATCAGCGGTGTTAATAAAATAATAAAACGTGTTGAGGATATTTTACTTTCGCTTGCAATATTAATCTTTATTTCTCCCGTTCTTTTATTGATTGCGATGTTTGTTAAGTTCACTTCTCCAGGCCCGATTATCTTTAAACAGAGACGTTATGGCATGGATGGGAAATCTATAATGGTTTGGAAGTTTAGATCCATGAGTGTTATGGAAAATGGAGATAAAGTTGTCCAGGCAAAAAAAGGCGATGCTAGGGTTACTGCTGTTGGTGGCTTCTTGCGCAGGACATCGCTTGATGAACTTCCACAATTTATAAATGTGTTGATGGGGGACATGTCTATTGTTGGACCTCGGCCACATGCAGTAGCACATAATGAACAATACAGAAAGTTAATTAAAGGTTATATGCTACGTCATAAAGTTAAACCAGGAATCACTGGCTGGGCCCAGATAAATGGATGGAGAGGTGAAACGGACACTCTAGACAAAATGCAGAGCCGAGTTGAATATGATCTCGATTACATTAGAAATTGGAGCGTATGGTTCGATATTCGAATTATTTTTCTTACAGTCTTTAAAGGGTTTATAAATAAATCAGCTTATTGA
- a CDS encoding beta strand repeat-containing protein, with product MASLAYQKEAAAILYAVLGKSASHATFDSIGAQLQRGELSASAYVTTLLTSADGVALFNGLSDLNALQIVYTKIFGSAAPTSTLQDYLTGSTLAEAMAKVVNQVLDYSGFDSTLSAAQTSLDQQVNAVLFPSVSAAALGQGASDVQAIYYVTGAAQSALGINNYGAAINAGTKTFVQVAQEIIFSANLTSLSNTDYVIRLFKWGYERSPSATELSNYVTELTGGTSRAEVLIQVIDSLRGTVASGDTTAQQHFNSATISYQPGQLPSLSYQEQVSAVYLAVPQRDIDARGLDDWSKYLSKGAMTYKGFIGTILKSSEFQKKGAQLTGDDFIQHVYTGVHGVAATAAQILVYSSLGTDKALITQAIINDLRNSTATDNITVTQQHGFEFDIGTSLLYKTAASLTATAAGGNATGTVNTGASHQISNAETAVLTNVQLNANAASTVNLKFADHLANLTINGTSAATVNLSDNGVNPGVDITVNNGNVILNASSGSDDVVVTSTANIAAGTAQFNLGAGNDSLHWVGNGVSGGANTVANTVKADGGAGTDSISANFITKTVVTNQNALGVRTSTVSSNANNFSNFEKIDLTGYIGKSVGTLITTPLIGSPTTTSVTTPTHTFDFGLTNGTSTVEGTTGGTVTQNAAATNLGSQGFVISGLANVNVINAAGGNAAQLEVKGDATSASTLNFTFVQNATDHFNINFDAVSSANVNAGAITLNSSSSALLGTALTTVNVASGGTGSFDNILSLAGTNAQVQTINVTGDHALDLTLGSGFSNVRDINASTNTAGLNLDSSHGGTGDGIIVQLLNILPLSVITTNLLAPVLTALGLNGYQMTVEGSSAADTLGVIGNTTLTGGAGANTYDIKASNTQAGVTIKDFNSLKDSIVDVNHGGLTISDDASGTAVANYGTRSADTLDALLGTLVGGLTNGVIGLLGGILGLDSSNSLTAKVGVASVVFSGGGNTASSYVIIDNNDNHTLDLNDTVVYLTGQNHQQLVDTLHYA from the coding sequence ATGGCTTCATTGGCGTATCAGAAAGAAGCAGCAGCTATTTTATACGCTGTTTTAGGGAAAAGCGCGTCACACGCTACGTTCGACTCAATAGGTGCGCAATTGCAGCGAGGTGAACTTTCAGCCTCAGCATATGTTACTACGTTGTTGACTTCTGCGGATGGTGTAGCCCTCTTTAACGGCTTATCAGATTTAAATGCTTTACAAATTGTTTATACAAAAATTTTTGGCTCTGCTGCACCCACCTCAACTCTGCAAGATTACCTGACGGGTAGTACTCTTGCCGAGGCAATGGCTAAAGTTGTAAATCAGGTTCTTGATTATTCGGGATTTGACTCTACTCTATCCGCTGCGCAGACTAGTCTTGATCAGCAAGTAAATGCTGTGCTGTTCCCGTCGGTAAGCGCCGCTGCCCTTGGGCAAGGCGCCTCGGACGTGCAGGCTATCTATTATGTTACTGGGGCGGCTCAATCTGCACTTGGCATAAACAACTATGGAGCGGCCATTAATGCCGGTACGAAAACCTTCGTCCAGGTAGCGCAAGAAATAATTTTCTCTGCAAATCTGACTTCTCTTAGCAATACCGATTATGTGATTCGTTTATTTAAATGGGGTTACGAAAGGTCTCCCTCTGCGACCGAATTATCTAACTATGTCACTGAACTGACTGGAGGGACTTCTCGTGCAGAAGTTCTGATTCAAGTTATTGATTCTCTTCGTGGTACTGTTGCTTCAGGCGATACTACCGCGCAGCAACATTTCAATAGCGCGACTATCAGCTATCAGCCAGGGCAACTGCCTTCATTAAGTTATCAAGAGCAGGTTTCTGCAGTTTATCTTGCAGTTCCGCAGCGTGATATTGATGCTCGTGGTTTAGATGATTGGAGTAAGTATTTATCGAAAGGAGCGATGACTTATAAAGGATTTATTGGGACCATATTGAAGTCAAGCGAGTTTCAGAAGAAAGGTGCCCAACTAACGGGTGATGACTTTATACAACATGTTTACACTGGGGTACACGGTGTAGCTGCGACAGCCGCGCAGATTTTGGTGTATAGTTCGCTGGGAACTGATAAGGCACTGATTACTCAGGCTATTATTAACGATCTGCGTAACTCGACGGCTACAGATAATATTACTGTAACCCAGCAGCATGGTTTCGAGTTCGACATCGGTACTAGCCTGCTGTACAAAACTGCTGCGTCTCTGACGGCAACGGCCGCCGGCGGCAACGCAACGGGCACAGTGAACACCGGCGCATCTCACCAAATCAGCAACGCCGAAACAGCGGTACTCACTAATGTCCAATTGAACGCCAATGCTGCCAGCACCGTGAACCTCAAGTTCGCCGACCATCTGGCGAATCTGACCATCAACGGCACCAGCGCAGCAACAGTCAATTTGTCTGACAATGGTGTTAATCCAGGTGTAGATATCACCGTGAATAACGGCAACGTCATCCTGAATGCCAGTTCGGGTTCGGATGACGTAGTTGTCACATCGACGGCAAACATCGCTGCTGGTACCGCACAGTTTAACCTCGGTGCCGGCAACGATAGCCTGCACTGGGTGGGCAACGGGGTTTCCGGCGGGGCGAACACCGTCGCGAACACGGTTAAGGCTGATGGTGGTGCAGGTACGGACTCCATCTCCGCCAACTTCATCACCAAAACCGTGGTGACCAACCAAAACGCCCTGGGGGTTCGCACCAGTACTGTTTCGAGTAATGCCAATAACTTCTCGAACTTTGAGAAGATTGACCTGACCGGCTATATCGGCAAGTCCGTCGGTACGCTGATTACGACACCGCTGATTGGTTCACCGACCACCACCAGCGTGACAACGCCGACCCACACCTTTGACTTTGGCCTGACCAACGGTACATCGACGGTTGAAGGCACCACGGGCGGCACGGTTACGCAGAATGCGGCGGCTACCAATCTGGGCTCGCAAGGTTTTGTGATCTCCGGTCTGGCTAACGTCAACGTCATTAACGCCGCCGGCGGCAACGCCGCGCAGTTGGAAGTGAAAGGGGACGCCACTTCCGCCAGTACGCTGAACTTTACTTTCGTGCAGAACGCCACCGATCACTTCAACATCAACTTCGATGCGGTGAGCTCTGCCAACGTGAATGCCGGCGCCATCACCCTCAACAGCAGCAGCAGCGCCCTGTTGGGTACCGCGCTGACCACGGTGAACGTGGCCTCAGGTGGTACCGGCAGCTTTGACAACATTCTGTCATTGGCCGGCACCAATGCGCAGGTTCAGACCATCAACGTGACCGGTGATCACGCGCTGGATCTGACTCTGGGCAGCGGTTTCAGCAACGTGCGTGATATCAATGCATCCACCAATACCGCGGGTCTGAATCTCGACTCCAGCCATGGCGGTACCGGTGACGGTATCATCGTTCAGTTGCTGAACATTCTGCCGCTGAGCGTCATTACCACCAACCTGTTGGCGCCGGTGTTGACGGCGTTGGGCCTGAACGGTTACCAAATGACCGTAGAAGGTTCCAGTGCTGCCGATACCCTGGGCGTGATTGGCAACACCACGCTGACCGGTGGCGCAGGTGCCAACACCTATGACATCAAGGCGAGTAACACGCAGGCGGGTGTGACCATCAAGGACTTTAATAGCCTCAAGGACTCGATTGTCGACGTGAACCATGGCGGCCTGACTATCTCCGATGACGCTAGCGGCACTGCGGTAGCGAACTACGGTACGCGCTCTGCCGACACGTTGGATGCGTTGTTAGGGACACTGGTGGGCGGTTTGACCAATGGCGTTATCGGCCTGCTGGGCGGCATTCTCGGTCTGGATAGCAGCAACTCCCTGACGGCGAAAGTGGGTGTGGCATCCGTTGTATTCAGCGGTGGCGGTAACACTGCCAGCTCTTATGTGATTATCGACAACAACGATAACCACACGCTGGACCTCAACGATACCGTGGTATACCTGACTGGGCAAAACCACCAGCAATTGGTGGATACTCTGCACTACGCCTAA